A single Sphingomonas sp. IW22 DNA region contains:
- the hemB gene encoding porphobilinogen synthase, whose protein sequence is MSTYPALRLRRTRVSPWSRALHAETVLTPADLIWPLFVTEGEGEEPIASLPGVSRWSIPLLVERAREAAVLGIPALALFPNTPEHLRTDDGREAVNPDNLMCRAIRAIKDAVPGIGVLTDVALDPYTAHGHDGLVDAAGYVLNDATADILVEQALVQAAAGADIVAPSDMMDGRVGLIRSALEAGGHHNVQIMAYAAKYASAFYGPFRDAVGSRGRLKGDKKTYQMDPANAEEALREVAADLDEGADSVMVKPGLPYLDIVCRVKERFEVPVFAYQVSGEYAMIEHAAAAGAGDRDALVLETLMAFKRAGCSGVLTYHAVHAARLMGA, encoded by the coding sequence ATGTCAACCTATCCCGCGCTTCGCCTGCGCCGCACGCGCGTTTCGCCGTGGAGCCGTGCGCTTCATGCCGAAACGGTGCTGACGCCCGCCGACCTGATCTGGCCGCTGTTCGTGACCGAGGGGGAGGGGGAGGAGCCGATCGCCAGCCTGCCCGGCGTCTCCCGCTGGTCGATCCCGCTGCTGGTCGAGCGCGCGCGGGAGGCAGCAGTGCTGGGCATTCCGGCATTGGCCCTGTTTCCCAACACCCCTGAACATCTGCGCACCGATGACGGGCGTGAGGCGGTTAACCCCGACAATCTGATGTGCCGCGCGATCCGGGCGATCAAGGATGCGGTGCCGGGCATCGGAGTGCTGACCGATGTGGCACTGGACCCCTATACCGCGCACGGCCATGATGGATTGGTCGATGCGGCAGGCTATGTCCTGAATGACGCGACCGCCGACATTCTGGTCGAACAGGCGCTGGTTCAGGCGGCGGCGGGAGCCGATATCGTGGCGCCCAGCGACATGATGGACGGCCGTGTCGGCCTGATCCGCAGTGCGCTGGAGGCGGGCGGGCACCATAATGTGCAGATCATGGCCTATGCCGCCAAATATGCGAGCGCATTTTACGGCCCCTTCCGCGATGCGGTTGGCTCACGTGGGCGGCTGAAGGGCGACAAGAAGACCTATCAGATGGACCCGGCCAATGCGGAAGAGGCGCTGCGCGAAGTCGCCGCCGATCTGGATGAGGGCGCCGACAGCGTGATGGTAAAGCCGGGGCTGCCCTATCTGGACATCGTTTGCCGTGTGAAAGAACGCTTCGAAGTCCCTGTATTCGCTTATCAGGTTTCGGGCGAATATGCGATGATCGAGCACGCGGCGGCGGCAGGCGCAGGGGACCGGGACGCGCTGGTTCTGGAAACGCTGATGGCATTCAAGCGGGCGGGATGTTCGGGCGTGCTGACCTATCACGCGGTGCACGCGGCAAGGCTGATGGGCGCATGA
- a CDS encoding cation:proton antiporter: MTTTEIFLIAMLLIFSVPWGVWRLGRTDFWAPLVVVQIVGGILLGPGVLGAVFPDYYRFVFNPQVIGALNGIAWWAVMLFVFVAGLELDLSQAWAKRRETGITAGLALMVPLLFGAGAALLMIQFPGWTGPMGQPWQVVLGIGMACAVTALPILVLLMDKLQILRQPLGQRILRYASLDDIAIWAVLAIILLDWARVGRQLAFLIAFAVTAWGVRRLMQALSEQDRWPLMLIWLAACGFAADWAGVHFMVGAFLAGAVLDHRWFDQPRMDLFRDHVLLAFMPVFFLSTGLRTQWDVGGVAVFAAAALLLVASVAGKLAGVALAGRILGWAKGDAMTIGWLLQTKALIMIIFANILLDRQIITNETFTALLLMAVGSTMLTVPMVARRMKRPSVEIGA, from the coding sequence ATGACGACGACCGAGATATTCCTGATCGCGATGCTGCTGATCTTCAGCGTGCCCTGGGGGGTGTGGCGGCTGGGGCGCACCGATTTCTGGGCGCCGCTGGTGGTGGTTCAGATCGTCGGCGGCATCCTGTTGGGGCCGGGCGTGCTGGGCGCGGTGTTTCCCGACTATTATCGATTCGTTTTCAATCCGCAGGTTATCGGCGCGTTGAACGGCATCGCATGGTGGGCCGTGATGCTGTTCGTCTTCGTGGCAGGGCTTGAACTGGACCTGAGCCAGGCATGGGCCAAGCGGCGGGAAACCGGAATTACCGCCGGACTGGCGCTGATGGTGCCGCTATTGTTCGGGGCGGGCGCGGCATTGCTGATGATCCAGTTTCCGGGCTGGACGGGTCCGATGGGCCAACCGTGGCAGGTGGTGCTGGGCATCGGCATGGCGTGTGCGGTCACCGCACTGCCAATCCTGGTGCTGTTGATGGACAAGCTGCAGATCCTGCGCCAGCCGCTGGGGCAGCGCATCCTGCGTTACGCCAGCCTGGACGACATCGCCATCTGGGCCGTGCTGGCGATCATCCTGCTCGACTGGGCGCGGGTTGGACGGCAGCTGGCGTTCCTTATCGCCTTTGCCGTGACGGCATGGGGCGTGCGGCGGCTGATGCAGGCGCTCAGCGAACAGGATCGCTGGCCGCTGATGCTGATCTGGCTGGCGGCGTGCGGGTTCGCCGCCGACTGGGCGGGCGTGCATTTCATGGTCGGCGCGTTTCTGGCCGGGGCGGTGCTCGACCATCGCTGGTTCGATCAGCCGCGCATGGATCTGTTCCGCGACCACGTGCTGCTGGCGTTCATGCCGGTGTTTTTCCTGTCGACCGGCCTTCGCACCCAGTGGGATGTCGGCGGTGTCGCGGTGTTCGCCGCCGCAGCACTGCTGCTGGTCGCATCGGTCGCTGGCAAGCTGGCGGGCGTCGCCTTGGCGGGCCGTATCCTTGGCTGGGCCAAGGGGGATGCCATGACCATCGGCTGGCTGCTTCAGACCAAGGCGCTGATCATGATCATCTTTGCCAACATCCTGCTCGACCGTCAGATCATCACCAACGAGACGTTCACCGCACTGCTGCTGATGGCGGTCGGCTCGACGATGCTGACGGTGCCGATGGTGGCGCGCCGGATGAAGCGCCCGTCAGTCGAGATTGGGGCGTAG
- the metH gene encoding methionine synthase produces the protein MTQSSTNFVNVGERTNVTGSARFKKLVMAGDYPAAVEVARQQVENGAQVIDVNMDEGLLDAVEAMTTFLKLIQAEPDIARVPVMIDSSKWHVIEAGLKCVSGKPIVNSISMKEGEDQFLAQARKCMAYGAAVVVMAFDEVGQADTQARKVEICERAYKLLTGIGFPPEDIIFDPNVFAVATGIEDHNNYGVDFIEACREIKARCPHVHISGGLSNLSFSFRGNEPVRRAMHSVFLYHAIPAGMDMAIVNAGQLDVYDAIDPELRIACEDVVLNRDPEAGDRLVALAERFRGTDAVAEKAAQEWRGWDVAKRLEHALVKGIDAHVVDDTEEARLQFARPIEVIEGPLMDGMNVVGDLFGSGKMFLPQVVKSARVMKKAVAHLLPYIEAAKEPGAKGKGKVVMATVKGDVHDIGKNIVGVVLQCNGFEVVDLGVMVPWPRIIEAANENDADMIGLSGLITPSLDEMVTVAEEMQRAGMAMPLLIGGATTSKVHTALRIAPAYEGPVVHVLDASRAVGVATTLVSDTQRDDYVTKVAEDYAAVRRAREGKGQSELIPIEQARANGFKADFALKPGAPKQPGLHVFDGWDLSELRTYIDWTPFFRSWELAGNYPAILDDEIVGESARSLFADAQAMLDTIVAENWLTARGVAALWPCRREGDDVVVTADGSDVRFPFLRQQIAKREGRPNMCLADFVDPAGDWIGGFAVGIHGIDPHLERFRADHDDYRDILLKALADRFAEAFAERLHAHVRTTLWGYAEGEQLDNEAMIREQYRGIRPAPGYPACPDHSAKPVLFDLLDAEENAGLVLTESFAMLPTAAVSGFYFGHPDAAYFGVARVGRDQLEDYATRRGVDLAQAERWLRPNLD, from the coding sequence ATGACCCAATCCTCCACCAACTTCGTCAATGTCGGCGAGCGCACCAACGTGACCGGATCGGCCCGCTTCAAGAAGCTGGTGATGGCGGGCGACTATCCGGCCGCGGTCGAGGTGGCGCGCCAGCAGGTCGAAAACGGCGCGCAGGTCATCGACGTCAACATGGACGAGGGGCTGCTCGACGCCGTCGAGGCGATGACCACCTTTCTCAAGCTGATTCAGGCCGAACCCGATATCGCGCGCGTGCCCGTGATGATCGACTCGTCCAAATGGCACGTGATCGAGGCGGGCCTGAAATGCGTGTCGGGCAAGCCAATCGTCAATTCGATCAGCATGAAGGAGGGGGAGGATCAGTTCCTCGCCCAGGCGCGCAAATGCATGGCTTATGGTGCCGCCGTGGTCGTCATGGCGTTCGACGAAGTGGGGCAGGCCGATACCCAGGCGCGCAAGGTCGAGATTTGCGAGCGTGCCTACAAACTGCTGACCGGCATCGGCTTTCCGCCCGAAGACATCATCTTCGATCCCAATGTGTTCGCCGTCGCGACGGGTATCGAGGACCATAACAACTACGGCGTCGATTTCATCGAGGCGTGCCGGGAGATCAAGGCGCGCTGCCCGCACGTCCATATCTCCGGCGGCCTGTCGAACCTGTCGTTCAGCTTTCGCGGGAACGAGCCGGTGCGCCGCGCGATGCACAGCGTGTTCCTGTACCACGCCATTCCGGCGGGCATGGACATGGCGATCGTCAATGCCGGTCAGCTCGACGTGTATGACGCGATCGACCCCGAACTTCGCATCGCGTGCGAAGATGTCGTCCTGAACCGCGATCCGGAAGCGGGCGACCGTCTGGTCGCGCTGGCGGAGCGGTTTCGCGGGACCGATGCGGTCGCGGAAAAGGCGGCGCAGGAATGGCGCGGCTGGGACGTGGCCAAGCGGCTGGAACATGCGCTGGTCAAGGGTATCGACGCCCATGTCGTCGACGATACCGAAGAAGCACGCCTGCAATTCGCTCGCCCGATCGAGGTGATCGAGGGGCCATTGATGGACGGCATGAATGTGGTCGGCGATCTGTTCGGTTCAGGCAAGATGTTCCTGCCGCAAGTCGTCAAATCGGCGCGCGTGATGAAAAAGGCCGTCGCCCACCTGCTCCCCTATATCGAAGCGGCGAAGGAGCCGGGTGCCAAGGGCAAGGGCAAGGTCGTGATGGCGACCGTCAAGGGCGACGTCCACGATATCGGCAAGAATATCGTCGGCGTCGTCCTGCAATGTAACGGGTTCGAGGTGGTCGACCTTGGCGTCATGGTGCCGTGGCCCAGGATCATCGAGGCCGCGAACGAGAATGATGCCGACATGATCGGTCTGTCGGGTCTGATCACCCCCAGCCTGGACGAGATGGTGACTGTGGCGGAAGAGATGCAGCGCGCGGGCATGGCGATGCCGCTGCTGATCGGCGGGGCGACCACGTCAAAGGTTCACACCGCCCTTCGCATCGCGCCGGCTTATGAAGGGCCGGTGGTGCATGTCCTCGACGCCAGCCGCGCGGTGGGTGTGGCGACCACGCTCGTCTCCGACACCCAGCGCGACGATTATGTGACCAAGGTGGCCGAGGATTATGCCGCCGTCCGCCGCGCGCGGGAGGGCAAGGGACAGTCGGAACTGATCCCGATCGAACAGGCGCGCGCCAACGGCTTCAAGGCCGATTTCGCGCTGAAGCCCGGCGCGCCGAAGCAGCCGGGCCTGCATGTGTTCGACGGCTGGGACCTGTCGGAGCTGCGAACCTATATCGACTGGACGCCATTCTTCCGGTCGTGGGAACTGGCGGGCAATTACCCGGCCATTCTGGACGACGAGATCGTTGGCGAAAGCGCGCGTTCGCTGTTCGCGGATGCTCAGGCCATGCTCGACACCATTGTCGCCGAAAACTGGCTGACCGCGCGTGGTGTCGCGGCGTTGTGGCCGTGTCGGCGTGAGGGCGACGATGTCGTGGTGACGGCGGACGGGTCGGACGTTCGATTCCCGTTCCTGCGGCAACAGATTGCCAAGCGGGAAGGGCGGCCCAACATGTGCCTGGCCGATTTCGTCGATCCGGCGGGCGACTGGATCGGGGGCTTTGCGGTCGGCATTCACGGGATCGACCCGCATCTTGAGCGTTTTCGCGCCGATCACGACGATTATCGCGACATCCTGCTAAAGGCGCTGGCGGATCGTTTTGCCGAGGCCTTTGCCGAGCGGCTGCACGCGCATGTCCGCACGACGCTGTGGGGCTATGCCGAGGGCGAGCAGCTCGACAACGAGGCGATGATCCGCGAGCAGTATCGCGGCATCCGCCCGGCGCCCGGCTATCCGGCGTGCCCCGACCACAGCGCCAAGCCGGTGCTGTTCGATCTGCTGGACGCAGAGGAGAATGCCGGGCTGGTGCTGACCGAAAGCTTTGCGATGCTGCCGACGGCGGCGGTGTCGGGCTTCTACTTCGGCCACCCGGACGCCGCCTATTTCGGGGTGGCGCGCGTGGGTCGCGACCAGTTGGAGGATTATGCCACCCGCCGCGGTGTCGATCTGGCGCAGGCGGAGCGGTGGCTACGCCCCAATCTCGACTGA